A genomic segment from Pseudomonas sessilinigenes encodes:
- a CDS encoding DUF3565 domain-containing protein has translation METALLAAISMGRDLLHKNEERPSLAKQSLESERNPDKRNQKQPSTICGFHQDEDGHWVVELSCGHTQHLRHQPPWQSRAWVLDPTQRAEKIGRPFACGWCAQDAGNDNLSP, from the coding sequence ATGGAGACAGCCTTATTGGCGGCGATCAGCATGGGGCGGGACCTTTTGCATAAGAATGAAGAACGTCCAAGTTTAGCGAAGCAATCGCTCGAAAGCGAACGGAACCCGGACAAACGGAATCAGAAGCAGCCCTCGACAATCTGCGGCTTTCACCAGGATGAGGACGGCCACTGGGTGGTCGAACTGTCCTGCGGCCATACCCAGCACCTGCGCCACCAGCCGCCATGGCAATCACGTGCCTGGGTGCTGGACCCAACGCAGCGGGCAGAAAAAATAGGTCGCCCCTTTGCGTGTGGCTGGTGTGCTCA
- a CDS encoding FKBP-type peptidyl-prolyl cis-trans isomerase produces MLIAANKAVSIDYTLTNDAGEVIDSSAGGAPLVYLHGAGNIIPGLEKALEGKQVGDELKVAVEPEDAYGEYAAELVSTLSRSMFEGVDELEVGMQFHASAPDGQMQIVTIRDLDGDDVTVDGNHPLAGQRLNFQVKVVAIRDASQEEVAHGHVHGEGGHHH; encoded by the coding sequence ATGCTGATCGCCGCCAATAAGGCTGTCTCCATCGACTATACCCTCACCAACGACGCTGGTGAGGTCATCGACAGCTCTGCCGGCGGCGCCCCGCTGGTCTACCTGCATGGCGCAGGCAACATCATTCCGGGCCTGGAAAAGGCCCTGGAAGGCAAGCAGGTCGGTGACGAGCTGAAGGTCGCCGTGGAGCCTGAAGACGCCTACGGCGAATACGCCGCCGAGCTGGTCAGTACCCTGAGCCGCAGCATGTTCGAAGGCGTCGACGAACTGGAAGTGGGCATGCAGTTCCACGCTTCGGCTCCGGACGGCCAGATGCAGATCGTGACCATTCGCGATCTGGACGGCGACGACGTGACTGTCGACGGCAACCACCCACTGGCCGGCCAGCGCCTGAACTTCCAGGTCAAGGTCGTTGCCATCCGTGATGCCAGCCAGGAAGAAGTTGCCCATGGCCACGTCCATGGCGAAGGTGGTCATCACCACTGA
- a CDS encoding glutathione peroxidase encodes MSAFHDLKLKALDGQELPLAPFKGQVVLVVNVASKCGLTPQYAALENLYQQYKGQGFSVLGLPCNQFAGQEPGTEQEIQEFCSLNYGVSFPLSSKLEVNGPERHQLYRLLAGEGAEFPGDITWNFEKFLLGKDGRVLARFSPRTAPDDPTVVQAIEKALS; translated from the coding sequence ATGAGTGCTTTTCACGACCTTAAACTGAAAGCCCTGGATGGTCAGGAACTGCCGCTCGCGCCCTTCAAGGGACAAGTCGTGCTGGTGGTCAACGTCGCCTCCAAGTGCGGCCTGACTCCCCAGTATGCGGCGCTGGAGAACCTCTACCAGCAGTACAAGGGCCAGGGGTTCAGTGTGCTGGGCCTGCCGTGCAACCAGTTCGCCGGACAGGAGCCTGGTACCGAACAGGAGATCCAGGAGTTCTGCAGCCTTAACTACGGAGTGAGCTTTCCACTGAGCAGCAAGCTCGAGGTCAACGGCCCGGAGCGCCACCAGCTGTACCGCCTGCTGGCGGGCGAGGGCGCCGAGTTTCCCGGGGACATCACCTGGAACTTCGAGAAGTTCCTGCTTGGCAAGGATGGCCGGGTCCTGGCGCGTTTTTCACCGCGTACCGCTCCCGATGACCCCACGGTGGTCCAGGCCATCGAGAAAGCCTTGAGCTGA
- a CDS encoding NADH:flavin oxidoreductase yields the protein MSVQALFKPFQLGALELPSRVVMAPMTRSFSPGGVPNAKVVEYYRRRAAAGVGLIITEGTTVGHQAANGYPNVPQFHGEAALAGWKKVVDAVHAEGGKIVPQLWHVGNVRRLGTEPDASVPGYGPSEKLKDGKVVVHGMTHQDIQEVIAAFAQAAKDAQSIGMDGVEIHGAHGYLVDQFFWEGSNQRTDEYGGDLAQRSRFAIELIQAVRAAVGADFPIILRFSQWKQQDYTARLVQTPEALEAFLKPLVAAGVDIFHCSTRRFWEPEFEGSDLNLAGWTRKLTGKPTITVGSVGLDGEFLQFMVNTDKVAQPASLENLLQRLGNDEFDLVAVGRALLVDPDWAQKVREGREQDIRPFSREALMTLV from the coding sequence ATGTCTGTCCAAGCCTTGTTCAAACCCTTTCAGCTGGGCGCGTTGGAATTGCCCTCCCGAGTCGTGATGGCCCCGATGACCCGGTCGTTCTCCCCGGGTGGCGTGCCCAATGCGAAAGTCGTCGAATACTACCGTCGACGGGCGGCGGCAGGTGTCGGCCTGATCATCACCGAAGGCACCACCGTCGGGCACCAGGCGGCCAATGGCTATCCCAATGTGCCGCAGTTCCATGGCGAAGCCGCGTTGGCGGGCTGGAAGAAAGTCGTGGATGCGGTGCATGCCGAGGGCGGCAAGATCGTCCCGCAGCTGTGGCATGTGGGCAACGTGCGGCGCCTGGGCACCGAGCCGGATGCCAGCGTGCCGGGCTACGGTCCCAGCGAGAAGCTCAAGGATGGCAAGGTCGTGGTGCACGGCATGACCCACCAGGATATCCAGGAGGTGATCGCAGCGTTCGCCCAGGCTGCCAAGGACGCCCAGAGCATTGGCATGGATGGCGTGGAGATCCACGGTGCCCACGGGTACCTGGTGGACCAGTTCTTCTGGGAAGGCAGCAACCAGCGCACCGATGAGTACGGCGGCGACCTGGCCCAGCGCTCGCGCTTTGCCATCGAGCTGATCCAGGCGGTCCGCGCCGCCGTGGGTGCGGATTTTCCGATTATCCTGCGTTTCTCCCAATGGAAGCAGCAGGACTACACTGCCCGGCTGGTACAGACACCAGAGGCCCTGGAGGCATTCCTCAAGCCATTGGTGGCGGCTGGCGTAGATATCTTCCACTGCTCGACCCGGCGTTTCTGGGAGCCGGAGTTCGAAGGCTCCGATCTCAACCTGGCGGGCTGGACCCGCAAGCTCACTGGCAAGCCCACCATCACCGTCGGTAGCGTTGGCCTGGATGGCGAGTTCCTGCAGTTCATGGTCAATACCGACAAGGTGGCCCAGCCGGCCAGCCTGGAGAACCTGTTGCAGCGCCTGGGCAACGACGAGTTCGACCTGGTGGCCGTGGGCCGCGCGCTGCTGGTCGATCCGGACTGGGCGCAGAAGGTTCGTGAAGGTCGCGAGCAGGACATCCGGCCGTTCAGCCGCGAAGCCTTGATGACCCTGGTCTAA
- a CDS encoding glycosyltransferase family 4 protein, giving the protein MAPADTGVMSPALHITLITETFPPEINGVANTLGRLCDGLRARGHQVELVRPRQGCDQSRSSDEALLLCRGWPLPGYPGLQWGQSSMHKLLRRWKRQRPDVLYIATEGPLGLSALRAAKRLGISVVSGFHTNFQQYSSQYGLGLLTRLLTHYLRWFHNRSKLTLVPSASQCLELERRHFERLALLSRGVDSQLFHPAKRVAELRASWGLDNDDLAVIHVGRLAPEKNLGLLKRCFERLQASYPQQRMKLIVVGDGPQRAALEKSLPDALFCGSQRGEALAAHYACGDLFLFPSLTETFGNVVLEALASGLAVVAYDQAAAAQHIRHGYNGVLAMPGDENAFCDAANWLLEETETLRRVRLNARQHASRQGWPAVIEQFEDQLRSACQHSLAPSGTSSIETSASALGKLGAARGLPPSPPGSAR; this is encoded by the coding sequence ATGGCCCCAGCCGACACTGGGGTCATGAGCCCAGCCCTGCATATCACCCTCATCACCGAGACCTTCCCGCCGGAAATCAACGGCGTGGCCAATACCCTTGGCCGCCTGTGCGATGGCCTGCGGGCCCGTGGACACCAGGTGGAACTGGTGCGCCCGCGCCAAGGCTGCGATCAGAGCCGGAGCAGCGACGAAGCCCTGCTGCTGTGCCGAGGTTGGCCACTGCCGGGGTATCCGGGGCTGCAATGGGGCCAGTCATCGATGCACAAGCTGCTACGCCGCTGGAAACGCCAGCGCCCGGATGTGCTCTATATCGCCACCGAAGGACCGCTGGGCCTGTCCGCGCTGCGGGCGGCCAAACGCCTGGGAATCTCGGTGGTCAGTGGCTTCCATACCAACTTCCAGCAGTACTCCAGCCAGTACGGCCTGGGCCTGCTGACACGCCTGCTGACCCACTACCTGCGTTGGTTCCACAACCGCTCGAAGCTGACCCTGGTACCCAGTGCCAGCCAGTGCCTGGAACTGGAGCGCCGCCACTTCGAGCGCCTGGCGCTGCTCTCCCGCGGGGTCGACAGCCAGTTGTTTCACCCGGCCAAGCGGGTCGCCGAACTGCGGGCCAGTTGGGGGCTGGATAACGACGACCTGGCGGTGATCCATGTCGGGCGCCTGGCACCGGAGAAGAACCTGGGCCTGCTCAAGCGTTGCTTCGAGCGCCTGCAAGCGAGTTATCCACAGCAGAGGATGAAACTGATCGTGGTGGGCGATGGCCCGCAGCGGGCGGCCCTGGAGAAAAGCCTGCCCGATGCGTTGTTCTGCGGTAGCCAGCGAGGCGAGGCGCTGGCGGCACACTATGCCTGCGGCGACCTGTTCCTGTTTCCCAGCCTGACCGAGACCTTCGGCAACGTGGTACTCGAAGCACTGGCCTCGGGGTTGGCCGTGGTGGCTTACGATCAAGCAGCAGCGGCTCAGCATATCCGCCACGGCTACAACGGCGTGCTGGCGATGCCGGGGGATGAAAATGCGTTCTGCGATGCCGCCAACTGGCTGCTCGAAGAAACTGAAACCTTGCGCCGGGTGCGCCTCAACGCTCGCCAGCATGCCAGCCGCCAAGGCTGGCCTGCGGTGATCGAGCAGTTCGAGGATCAACTGCGCAGCGCCTGCCAGCACTCGCTGGCGCCTTCCGGTACCAGCAGCATCGAGACCTCGGCCAGCGCCCTTGGCAAGCTCGGTGCGGCAAGGGGCTTGCCACCCTCGCCGCCCGGCAGCGCGCGTTAG
- a CDS encoding DJ-1/PfpI family protein, with protein MLLEPGTPLKVGILIAPGFALMDIAGAHSVFGMAPNTELHVLWKDRHPVMAMPDFPCHASTTFDECPPDLDVLVIGAVGTSAIEDPQLIQFLRKQCPRTRFVISICAGALLLGAAGFLQGRRATTNLHLIHTLEAFGATAISGGEVVIDGPLYSAGPATGSFETALMVLARLRGEQIAKLLELTIEYHPRAPFNVGTPELAGPELTRQTLELYADFFRRSTETALEHYRSALEPQR; from the coding sequence ATGCTGCTCGAACCAGGTACACCTCTAAAAGTCGGGATTCTCATCGCCCCGGGGTTCGCCCTGATGGATATCGCCGGCGCCCACTCGGTGTTCGGCATGGCGCCCAATACCGAACTGCATGTGCTGTGGAAGGATCGCCATCCGGTCATGGCCATGCCGGACTTCCCCTGCCATGCCAGCACGACGTTCGACGAATGCCCGCCCGACCTCGATGTGCTGGTGATAGGCGCAGTGGGCACATCAGCGATCGAAGACCCGCAATTGATCCAGTTCCTGCGTAAACAGTGCCCGCGTACGCGCTTCGTCATTTCCATCTGCGCCGGCGCCCTGCTGCTGGGCGCCGCCGGTTTCCTGCAGGGACGCCGGGCGACCACCAACCTGCACCTGATCCATACCCTGGAGGCATTCGGTGCCACGGCGATCAGCGGTGGCGAAGTGGTGATCGACGGCCCGCTGTACAGTGCAGGCCCCGCCACCGGCTCCTTCGAGACGGCGTTGATGGTTCTGGCCCGCTTGCGGGGCGAGCAGATCGCCAAGCTGTTGGAGCTGACCATCGAGTACCACCCTCGCGCGCCTTTCAATGTCGGCACCCCGGAGCTGGCCGGCCCCGAACTGACCCGCCAGACCCTGGAGTTGTACGCGGACTTTTTCCGCCGGAGCACCGAGACCGCCCTGGAGCACTATCGCAGCGCTCTGGAACCGCAGCGCTGA
- a CDS encoding GlxA family transcriptional regulator, producing MSQPPRLIQFLVFPAVNMLDLSGPLRVFATANELLAFAGQAAAYDVTVIAAQAPLLSCEGLEFNPLPLPDVQSPCDTLLVIGGQGVGAACRDGALPRWIGQRAPVARRLVSICNGAFLLAAAGLLDGRRAVTHWSRCEALARRFPLVRVEPDSIFVNDGPIWTSAGVTAGIDLALALVEEDLGHELALEIARYLVVFLKRPGGQAQFSVPLFLQHRAGGFAQLHAWITEHVAQDLSVAVLAQRMGMSERSFLRHYREQTGTTPAKAVERIRVEAARQLLDETPWPLKRIALRCGLGSEATFRRAFQRVFGINAQDYRQRFSSRDEAKAQVL from the coding sequence ATGTCGCAGCCACCCAGGCTCATTCAGTTTCTGGTGTTTCCCGCAGTGAACATGCTCGATCTATCGGGCCCCCTGCGGGTGTTCGCTACCGCCAATGAGTTGCTGGCATTTGCCGGCCAAGCCGCGGCCTATGACGTCACTGTGATTGCTGCCCAGGCACCGTTGCTGTCTTGCGAGGGGCTGGAGTTCAACCCGCTGCCATTACCTGATGTCCAGTCGCCTTGCGACACTTTGCTGGTGATCGGTGGCCAGGGAGTGGGGGCGGCCTGCCGGGATGGCGCCCTGCCTCGCTGGATCGGACAGCGGGCACCGGTGGCCCGCAGGTTGGTGTCGATCTGCAATGGCGCCTTTCTGCTGGCGGCCGCCGGGCTGCTCGATGGCCGGCGTGCCGTGACCCACTGGAGCCGCTGCGAGGCGCTGGCCCGGCGCTTTCCCCTGGTCCGGGTCGAGCCCGATTCGATCTTCGTCAACGACGGGCCGATCTGGACTTCAGCCGGGGTCACGGCCGGCATCGACCTGGCCCTGGCCCTGGTGGAAGAGGACCTGGGTCATGAGCTGGCCCTGGAAATCGCCCGCTACCTGGTGGTTTTCCTCAAGCGTCCAGGCGGCCAGGCGCAGTTCAGTGTGCCGCTGTTCCTGCAGCATCGTGCTGGTGGTTTTGCCCAGTTGCATGCCTGGATCACCGAACATGTCGCCCAGGATCTGTCAGTGGCGGTGCTGGCGCAGCGGATGGGAATGAGCGAGCGCAGTTTCCTGCGTCACTACCGAGAGCAGACCGGCACTACGCCGGCCAAGGCGGTGGAGCGGATCCGGGTGGAGGCGGCACGGCAGTTGTTGGATGAAACCCCGTGGCCGCTCAAGCGGATCGCCCTGCGTTGCGGCCTGGGCAGCGAGGCGACATTCCGTCGTGCATTCCAGCGAGTTTTCGGCATCAACGCCCAGGATTACCGCCAGCGCTTCAGCTCTCGCGATGAGGCCAAAGCGCAGGTTCTCTGA
- the cysZ gene encoding sulfate transporter CysZ produces MPAPVLSGPQYLREGLKLILTPGLRLFVLLPLLVNLVLFVGLIYFAGHQFSLWVDALMPTLPQWLSFLSYILWPLFVVLVVLMVFFSFTMLANIIAAPFNGFLAEKVETVVRGTDDFPPFSWGELLAMIPRTLSREMRKLGYFLPRAIGLFILSLIPVVNLVAAPLWLLFGIWMMAIQYIDYPADNHKMSWQDMLAWLRQKRWQSLGFGGIVYLALMIPFVNILMMPAAVAGATLFWVRERGVDNLPGQPR; encoded by the coding sequence ATGCCCGCCCCTGTCCTGTCCGGCCCGCAATACCTGCGCGAGGGCCTCAAGTTGATCCTCACGCCCGGCCTGCGCCTGTTCGTGCTCTTGCCACTGCTGGTGAACCTGGTGCTGTTCGTCGGCTTGATCTACTTCGCCGGCCACCAGTTCAGCCTCTGGGTCGACGCCCTGATGCCAACCCTGCCGCAGTGGCTGAGCTTTCTCAGCTACATCCTGTGGCCGCTGTTCGTGGTGCTGGTGGTGCTGATGGTGTTCTTCTCCTTCACCATGTTGGCCAACATCATTGCCGCTCCGTTCAACGGATTCCTCGCGGAAAAGGTCGAGACCGTGGTGCGTGGCACCGATGACTTTCCACCGTTCAGCTGGGGGGAGCTGCTGGCGATGATCCCTCGGACCCTGTCCCGGGAAATGCGCAAGCTGGGGTATTTCCTGCCCCGGGCCATCGGCCTGTTCATCCTCTCGCTGATTCCGGTGGTCAACCTGGTGGCCGCACCGCTGTGGCTGCTGTTCGGCATCTGGATGATGGCGATCCAGTACATCGACTACCCGGCGGACAACCACAAGATGAGCTGGCAGGACATGCTCGCCTGGCTACGCCAGAAGCGCTGGCAGAGCCTGGGTTTCGGCGGCATCGTCTACCTGGCGCTGATGATTCCCTTCGTCAACATCCTGATGATGCCCGCCGCCGTGGCCGGGGCGACGCTGTTCTGGGTCCGCGAGCGCGGTGTGGATAACTTGCCGGGCCAGCCACGCTGA
- the trxB gene encoding thioredoxin-disulfide reductase: protein MSDVRHSRVIILGSGPAGYSAAVYAARANLKPLLITGMQAGGQLTTTTEVDNWPGDVHGLTGPALMERMREHAERFETEIVFDHINAVDFAAKPYTLTGDSGTYTCDALIIATGASARYLGLPSEEAFMGKGVSACATCDGFFYRNKPVAVVGGGNTAVEEALYLANIASKVTLIHRRDTFRAEKILIDKLHARVAEGKIELKLNATLDEVLGDNMGVTGARLKNNDGSFDELKVDGVFIAIGHTPNTSLFEGQLELKDGYLVVQGGREGNATATSVEGIFAAGDVADHVYRQAITSAGAGCMAALDTERYLDGLQNASF from the coding sequence ATGTCTGATGTACGTCATTCGCGTGTGATTATTCTCGGTTCCGGCCCTGCCGGTTACAGCGCCGCGGTCTATGCCGCCCGCGCCAACCTGAAGCCACTGCTGATCACTGGCATGCAGGCCGGCGGCCAGCTGACCACCACCACCGAAGTCGACAACTGGCCCGGCGACGTGCACGGCCTGACCGGCCCGGCGCTGATGGAGCGGATGCGCGAGCACGCCGAGCGTTTCGAAACCGAAATCGTCTTCGACCACATCAATGCCGTGGACTTCGCCGCCAAGCCCTACACCCTGACCGGTGACAGCGGCACCTACACCTGTGATGCCCTGATCATCGCCACCGGCGCCAGTGCTCGCTACCTGGGCCTGCCATCGGAAGAGGCGTTCATGGGCAAGGGCGTTTCGGCCTGCGCCACCTGCGACGGTTTCTTCTACCGCAACAAGCCGGTTGCCGTGGTCGGCGGCGGCAACACCGCTGTCGAGGAAGCCCTGTACCTGGCCAACATCGCCAGCAAGGTCACCCTGATCCACCGTCGCGATACCTTCCGCGCCGAGAAGATCCTGATCGATAAGCTCCACGCCCGGGTTGCCGAAGGCAAGATCGAACTCAAGCTCAACGCTACCCTGGACGAAGTGCTGGGCGACAACATGGGCGTGACCGGTGCCCGCCTGAAGAACAACGATGGCAGCTTCGACGAGCTGAAAGTCGACGGTGTGTTCATCGCTATCGGCCACACCCCGAACACCTCGCTGTTCGAAGGCCAGCTGGAGCTCAAGGACGGTTACCTGGTGGTACAAGGTGGCCGTGAAGGCAATGCCACCGCCACCAGCGTCGAGGGTATCTTCGCCGCCGGCGACGTGGCCGACCACGTCTACCGCCAGGCCATCACCTCGGCCGGCGCCGGTTGCATGGCAGCCTTGGACACCGAGCGTTACCTGGACGGTCTGCAGAACGCTTCGTTCTGA
- a CDS encoding HopJ type III effector protein, whose protein sequence is MTDLNTLRASLNSGEHPFADTLAFVASGYDYQPQAFNNGGVDNAAGQNEGSCKTLGLALLEGLSDQEALLAFGEHYRSVLATPEGSDHGNIRALIAHGLAGVKFSAQPLVRKA, encoded by the coding sequence ATGACTGACCTCAACACCCTGCGCGCCAGCCTGAACAGCGGCGAACACCCGTTTGCCGATACCCTGGCCTTTGTCGCCAGCGGTTATGACTACCAGCCCCAGGCCTTCAACAACGGCGGCGTGGACAATGCCGCCGGGCAGAACGAAGGCTCGTGCAAGACCCTGGGCCTGGCCCTGCTCGAAGGCCTGAGCGACCAGGAGGCCTTGCTGGCCTTCGGCGAGCACTACCGCTCGGTACTGGCCACCCCTGAGGGCAGCGACCACGGCAATATCCGCGCCCTGATCGCCCATGGCCTGGCCGGAGTGAAGTTCAGCGCCCAGCCCCTGGTGCGCAAGGCCTGA
- a CDS encoding DUF1244 domain-containing protein: MSPQQRLELEAAAFRRLVAHLDNRKDVQNIDLMNLAGFCRNCLSKWYKAEADQRQIEVSLDEAREVVYGMPYAEWKNLYQKEASAEQQAAFAKGKPND; encoded by the coding sequence ATGTCCCCTCAACAACGCCTGGAACTGGAAGCGGCGGCCTTTCGCCGTCTGGTGGCCCATCTGGACAACCGCAAGGACGTGCAGAACATCGACCTGATGAACCTTGCCGGGTTCTGCCGCAACTGCCTGTCCAAGTGGTACAAGGCCGAGGCCGACCAGCGCCAGATCGAAGTGAGCCTCGATGAGGCCCGTGAAGTGGTGTATGGCATGCCCTATGCCGAATGGAAAAATCTCTACCAGAAAGAAGCCAGCGCCGAGCAGCAAGCGGCGTTCGCCAAAGGAAAACCCAATGACTGA
- the folX gene encoding dihydroneopterin triphosphate 2'-epimerase has protein sequence MPQLQPGMARIRVKDLLLRTYIGINEEEILNKQDVLINLTILYPAQDAVRDNDIDHALNYRTITKAIIAHVEGNRFALLERLTQELLDLVMGNASVQYAEVEVDKPHALRFAESVSITLAASR, from the coding sequence ATGCCACAACTTCAGCCTGGAATGGCTCGTATCCGAGTCAAGGACCTGCTCCTGCGGACCTACATCGGAATCAACGAGGAAGAGATCCTCAACAAGCAGGATGTGCTGATCAACCTGACCATCCTGTATCCGGCCCAGGATGCGGTGCGCGACAACGACATCGATCACGCGCTGAACTATCGCACCATTACCAAGGCGATCATCGCCCATGTCGAAGGCAACCGCTTTGCGCTGCTGGAACGACTGACCCAGGAATTGCTGGACCTGGTGATGGGCAATGCCTCGGTGCAGTACGCCGAGGTCGAAGTCGACAAACCCCACGCCCTGCGCTTTGCCGAATCGGTGTCCATCACGTTAGCGGCAAGTCGCTAG
- the folE gene encoding GTP cyclohydrolase I FolE — protein sequence MSLSLSQHYRAILKGLGEDPEREGLLDTPKRAAKAMQYLCHGYSQSLEEIVNGALFASDSDEMVIVADIELYSLCEHHLLPFIGKAHVAYIPTGKVLGLSKIARIVDMFARRLQIQENLTREIADAVQSVTQAAGVAVVIEAKHMCMMMRGVEKQNSTMHTSVMLGAFRDLSTTRQEFLQLIGRSK from the coding sequence ATGAGCCTTTCCCTGTCCCAGCACTACCGCGCCATCCTCAAGGGGCTCGGTGAAGACCCCGAGCGCGAAGGCCTGCTCGATACCCCCAAGCGCGCGGCCAAGGCCATGCAGTACCTGTGTCATGGCTACAGCCAGTCCCTGGAAGAAATCGTCAACGGCGCGCTGTTCGCTTCCGACAGCGACGAGATGGTGATCGTCGCCGACATCGAGTTGTACTCACTGTGCGAACATCACCTGCTGCCCTTCATCGGCAAGGCCCATGTGGCTTATATTCCCACCGGCAAGGTGCTGGGCCTGTCGAAGATCGCACGGATCGTCGACATGTTCGCCAGGCGCCTGCAGATCCAGGAAAATCTCACCCGGGAAATCGCCGACGCCGTACAAAGCGTAACCCAGGCCGCCGGCGTCGCGGTGGTCATCGAAGCCAAGCACATGTGCATGATGATGCGCGGCGTCGAGAAACAGAATTCCACCATGCATACCTCGGTGATGCTCGGCGCCTTCCGCGACTTGAGCACCACTCGCCAGGAATTCCTGCAATTGATTGGACGGAGCAAGTAA
- the folM gene encoding dihydromonapterin reductase produces the protein MNASTAPILITGASQRVGLHCALRLLEDGHPLIVTYRSQRPGLETLRDKGATLLFADLSSENGIMALIAELKRHTDRLRAIIHNASEWLPENPGQESDAFARMFGVHMLAPYLINLHCAELLQHSSPADIIHISDDVTRKGSSKHIAYCASKAGLDSLTLSFAAKYAPQIKVNGIAPALLLFNADDDAQYRAKTLAKSALGIEPGAEVVYQSLRYLLDNPYVTGTTLTVNGGRHVK, from the coding sequence ATGAACGCCTCCACTGCCCCGATCCTGATCACCGGCGCCAGCCAGCGTGTCGGCCTGCATTGCGCCCTGCGCCTGCTGGAGGACGGGCATCCGCTGATCGTCACTTATCGCAGCCAGCGCCCGGGGCTCGAGACCCTGCGCGACAAGGGCGCGACCCTGCTGTTCGCCGACCTCTCCAGCGAGAACGGGATCATGGCCCTGATCGCCGAGCTCAAGCGGCACACCGATCGGCTGCGGGCAATCATCCACAATGCCTCGGAATGGCTGCCGGAAAACCCGGGCCAGGAGAGCGACGCCTTTGCCCGGATGTTCGGCGTGCACATGCTGGCGCCCTACCTGATCAACCTGCATTGCGCCGAGTTGCTGCAACACTCCAGCCCGGCGGACATCATCCACATCAGCGACGACGTGACCCGCAAGGGCAGCAGCAAGCACATCGCCTACTGCGCCAGCAAGGCAGGCCTGGATAGCCTGACCCTGTCCTTCGCCGCGAAATATGCACCGCAGATCAAGGTCAACGGCATCGCCCCGGCCCTGCTATTGTTCAATGCCGACGACGATGCGCAGTACCGCGCCAAGACCCTGGCCAAGTCCGCGCTGGGGATCGAACCCGGCGCCGAGGTGGTCTACCAGAGCCTGCGTTATCTGCTGGACAACCCCTACGTCACCGGTACCACCCTGACCGTCAATGGCGGGCGGCACGTCAAGTAG
- a CDS encoding antibiotic biosynthesis monooxygenase, with product MSTSPVTLMVARRVADGRYQDLIAWLREGEQLATDFPGYLGSGVLAPPPGDDEFQIIFRFVDEQTLHTWEHSASRTAWLARGSDLFAHPSEHRVSGIDGWFGAAGQRPPRWKQAVAIWLAFFPVSLLFNFVLGPLLNDLGMLARVFVSTLALTPLMVYFFIPLSTRLLANWLNAAPARPLPATPSTQNP from the coding sequence ATGTCTACCTCACCTGTCACCCTGATGGTGGCCCGGCGCGTTGCCGACGGCCGCTACCAGGACCTGATCGCCTGGCTGCGCGAAGGCGAACAACTGGCCACCGACTTTCCCGGCTACCTGGGCTCCGGCGTCCTGGCCCCACCGCCCGGCGATGATGAATTCCAGATCATCTTCCGCTTCGTCGACGAACAGACCCTGCATACCTGGGAACACTCCGCCTCTCGCACCGCCTGGCTGGCCCGGGGTAGCGACCTGTTCGCCCATCCTTCGGAGCACCGGGTCAGCGGCATCGATGGCTGGTTCGGCGCCGCCGGACAACGCCCACCACGCTGGAAACAGGCCGTAGCCATCTGGCTGGCGTTCTTTCCGGTCTCGCTGTTGTTCAACTTCGTCCTCGGGCCGCTGCTCAACGACCTCGGCATGCTGGCACGGGTATTCGTCAGCACCCTGGCCCTGACCCCGCTGATGGTCTATTTCTTCATCCCGCTGTCCACAAGGTTGCTGGCCAACTGGCTCAACGCCGCCCCGGCCCGCCCACTGCCGGCGACACCCTCGACGCAGAACCCGTAA